A stretch of Roseibium porphyridii DNA encodes these proteins:
- a CDS encoding methyl-accepting chemotaxis protein — protein MNYLSNLKVRTLAVVVIVFAIATGAVFVGTSLVIDHDVTQSEQAWAAFKAQNEPKAKALSEIKRHIGYGGMIHQFKNYVLRHDEKRIGKVQSANGAVLSAIDYYAASGPTPDELEALNVLRDTVTSYAAKLQDVRDLVGEGKSAAEIDKAVKINDAPALDAIATLTSSVSGAKSDDADITKTELRGQIRAALGYGGMIHQFKNYVLRQDEARVVKVRAGLHATLDAIDTFLAGSIEPAEREALQDIRTVVQKYAAGLDQAIQLVKQGNTPEQIDKVIKVDDGPALAGLQSLTLQAGADTVIAGQELSQNLKEVAQVTRSIVWIAVATAVVLSLLVYLVLFRQILSPLRALTSAMKGLSEGDLGVELPKSTKNEIGEMIASVQVFKSNALRGKELEAEQEQQKEHAEQERKALLESLADDFDANVGEIINTVASASSDLNNSAKFMAETTAKTEAQATAVSQASHEASMNVQTIATAAEEMASSIGEINRQVVSASDASKLALATVDQTSSRIAQLAETAEKIGAVVEIISEIAERTNLLALNATIESARAGDAGKGFAVVAGEVKQLASQTASATAEINKQIEGIQSSTKEAVVSMNEVSKVMSQLDETSASIVASIEQQGATTKEISQNVHEAANGTAQVSENISGVTQAAKESGSATTGLTDSANRLSSQSEILKQAVGSFISQVRMG, from the coding sequence ATGAATTATCTGTCAAATCTGAAAGTTCGAACGCTAGCGGTCGTTGTGATCGTCTTTGCGATTGCAACCGGGGCCGTATTTGTCGGCACGTCTCTTGTGATCGATCACGATGTCACGCAATCGGAGCAGGCCTGGGCTGCCTTCAAGGCTCAAAACGAGCCGAAGGCAAAGGCGCTCAGCGAGATCAAGCGGCACATCGGTTACGGCGGCATGATCCATCAGTTCAAGAACTATGTTCTGCGTCACGATGAAAAGCGGATCGGAAAAGTTCAATCGGCCAACGGCGCAGTCCTCTCGGCAATCGACTATTACGCAGCTAGCGGGCCCACGCCCGACGAGCTCGAAGCGCTCAATGTCCTACGCGACACCGTGACCTCCTATGCAGCGAAACTGCAAGATGTTCGCGATCTGGTCGGCGAAGGAAAAAGTGCTGCGGAGATAGACAAGGCCGTCAAAATCAATGACGCGCCTGCGTTGGATGCCATCGCGACGCTTACCTCTTCCGTAAGCGGTGCAAAATCTGACGATGCAGACATTACAAAAACCGAGCTTCGAGGCCAAATTCGCGCAGCGCTTGGTTATGGCGGCATGATCCATCAGTTCAAGAATTATGTGCTTCGGCAAGATGAGGCGCGCGTCGTGAAAGTCAGAGCCGGGCTGCACGCAACACTCGATGCGATCGACACGTTTCTGGCAGGTTCCATAGAACCTGCCGAACGGGAGGCGCTGCAAGACATCCGAACTGTTGTTCAGAAATATGCCGCCGGTCTTGATCAGGCTATTCAGTTGGTCAAACAGGGCAACACGCCGGAGCAGATTGATAAGGTCATCAAGGTGGATGACGGCCCTGCGCTCGCAGGTTTGCAGTCACTGACACTTCAGGCCGGAGCAGACACAGTGATTGCAGGTCAGGAACTGTCGCAAAACCTCAAAGAGGTTGCGCAGGTCACCAGGAGCATTGTGTGGATTGCCGTTGCCACAGCCGTCGTCCTCTCGCTTCTGGTTTACCTGGTCTTGTTCCGTCAGATTCTCTCGCCACTAAGAGCTTTGACTTCTGCCATGAAAGGTCTGTCGGAAGGCGATCTTGGTGTGGAGCTGCCTAAGAGCACAAAGAATGAAATCGGCGAAATGATCGCGTCTGTTCAGGTGTTCAAATCGAATGCGCTACGCGGCAAAGAGCTTGAAGCGGAACAGGAGCAGCAGAAGGAACACGCTGAGCAGGAACGCAAGGCACTTCTTGAATCGCTGGCCGATGATTTCGATGCAAATGTCGGCGAAATCATCAATACGGTTGCTTCGGCATCTTCCGACCTGAACAATTCGGCAAAGTTCATGGCCGAAACGACCGCAAAGACAGAAGCCCAGGCAACAGCTGTGTCCCAGGCGTCGCACGAAGCATCCATGAACGTACAGACCATTGCGACTGCAGCAGAGGAAATGGCGAGCTCTATTGGTGAAATCAACCGTCAGGTTGTTTCGGCTTCGGACGCATCAAAGCTTGCACTTGCTACAGTCGATCAGACCAGCTCCCGGATCGCACAGCTTGCGGAAACCGCGGAAAAGATCGGCGCAGTTGTCGAAATCATTTCTGAAATTGCCGAAAGAACCAATCTGCTGGCGCTGAATGCCACAATTGAATCTGCAAGGGCAGGGGACGCCGGCAAAGGGTTTGCCGTTGTTGCAGGCGAGGTGAAGCAACTTGCAAGCCAGACGGCGAGCGCGACTGCGGAGATCAACAAACAGATCGAAGGTATTCAGTCTTCCACCAAAGAAGCCGTTGTCTCGATGAACGAAGTGTCGAAGGTCATGAGCCAGCTCGATGAAACCTCGGCCTCGATCGTCGCGTCAATCGAACAGCAGGGAGCAACCACCAAAGAGATTTCTCAAAATGTCCATGAGGCGGCAAACGGCACCGCCCAGGTGTCCGAGAATATTTCCGGTGTGACCCAGGCGGCCAAGGAATCAGGATCTGCAACGACCGGCCTGACAGATTCCGCCAACAGACTGTCCAGTCAATCCGAGATCCTGAAACAGGCAGTCGGTTCGTTCATTTCCCAGGTTCGAATGGGCTGA
- a CDS encoding helix-turn-helix transcriptional regulator codes for MLDGTATEDFVCESYERLANVKSAYEIFKFLRSVAESYDYSHFSVIYIPVFGEEQLRRKIVLSNWQPELLRAYDEMKLLSNSPIIKKLRKSHKPLEWELEKLNLERSETELKNSVELFRSFDMHNGVYFPTYDIKGIKGAVSFAGKRAPLQMNEIAVLHIISVFVFKKLSIFLEEEDGNGPSLTKRELECLSWSAQGKTNAEISVILSISENTVSGYITSTCRKLDASNKVHAVAQALRLGLIK; via the coding sequence GTGTTAGACGGCACAGCGACAGAGGATTTTGTTTGCGAGTCTTATGAACGCCTGGCAAATGTCAAATCAGCTTATGAGATATTCAAGTTCTTGAGGTCTGTTGCTGAAAGTTACGACTATTCTCATTTCTCGGTGATTTACATCCCCGTATTCGGGGAGGAGCAACTCCGCCGCAAGATTGTCTTGAGCAACTGGCAACCCGAACTGCTGCGCGCCTATGATGAAATGAAGTTGCTTTCAAACAGCCCGATCATCAAGAAACTCAGAAAATCGCACAAGCCGTTAGAATGGGAGCTTGAGAAGCTGAATCTTGAACGCTCGGAAACAGAGTTGAAAAATAGCGTGGAGCTGTTTCGAAGCTTCGATATGCACAACGGCGTTTATTTTCCGACATACGATATCAAAGGCATCAAAGGCGCTGTCTCTTTTGCAGGAAAGCGAGCGCCGCTGCAAATGAACGAAATTGCGGTGCTGCACATCATTTCCGTGTTTGTGTTCAAAAAACTTTCGATCTTCCTTGAAGAGGAAGATGGCAACGGACCCAGTTTGACAAAAAGAGAACTCGAATGTCTGAGCTGGTCAGCTCAAGGCAAAACGAATGCTGAAATCTCAGTTATTCTGTCGATTTCCGAAAATACGGTTTCAGGCTACATAACCTCAACTTGCCGGAAGCTTGATGCGTCGAACAAGGTGCATGCAGTCGCGCAGGCTCTTCGACTTGGCTTGATTAAATAA
- a CDS encoding MarR family winged helix-turn-helix transcriptional regulator — MCICTVKGMEEDDFSLCVLDNARKAARAVSRHYDRLARTVGMTAGQFSVLVVIRQAREETTGQLADRLSMERTTLVRNVALLERKGLVTSNPAHKGRGKTYLLTPRGSELFDQALPLWRQAQRDVETLLGKENFTKALGALKQLSEL, encoded by the coding sequence ATGTGTATTTGCACAGTAAAAGGCATGGAAGAAGATGACTTCTCTCTTTGTGTACTGGACAACGCCCGAAAAGCCGCGCGTGCCGTCAGTCGCCACTATGATCGATTGGCGCGAACGGTCGGCATGACTGCTGGGCAGTTTTCTGTTCTGGTCGTGATACGCCAGGCACGTGAAGAGACGACGGGGCAACTTGCAGACCGGCTTTCCATGGAGAGAACAACCCTTGTGCGCAACGTTGCTTTGCTTGAACGCAAAGGCCTTGTCACATCGAACCCTGCGCATAAAGGGCGGGGCAAAACCTATTTGCTGACACCACGCGGATCAGAATTGTTCGATCAGGCCTTGCCTCTTTGGCGGCAGGCGCAACGCGATGTGGAAACTCTTCTGGGCAAAGAGAACTTCACCAAGGCGCTGGGTGCCTTGAAACAGCTTTCGGAGCTTTGA
- a CDS encoding HdeD family acid-resistance protein — MTDALQAVEDMKQKIQENWGWFLALGIALVIGGMILIAAPLATSIAVTVLIAAVLFIGGLVQIYNSLKTKGTSSFLWNLITGIVAVIGGILIYVNPIVGAFTLTLLLAAVFAAQGISQILLAFKLKPHEGWVWVLVAGIVSLAAGLMIAIDLPGSATWALGLIAGVSVLINGWSYIAIALAARAAKG, encoded by the coding sequence ATGACGGACGCATTGCAAGCTGTAGAAGACATGAAACAGAAAATTCAGGAAAACTGGGGGTGGTTTCTGGCGCTTGGCATTGCTCTTGTGATCGGCGGCATGATCCTGATTGCAGCGCCACTGGCAACTTCAATCGCCGTCACCGTTCTGATTGCAGCAGTCCTGTTCATCGGCGGCCTTGTGCAGATCTACAACTCTCTGAAAACCAAAGGAACTTCCAGTTTTCTCTGGAACCTGATTACAGGCATCGTGGCGGTGATCGGCGGGATCCTGATCTACGTCAATCCGATTGTCGGCGCCTTCACATTGACACTACTTCTCGCAGCTGTCTTCGCCGCTCAAGGCATCAGTCAGATCCTGCTGGCTTTCAAGCTGAAGCCGCACGAGGGTTGGGTCTGGGTACTTGTTGCCGGGATCGTGTCGCTGGCAGCTGGATTGATGATTGCAATTGACCTGCCTGGCTCAGCAACATGGGCCCTTGGTCTGATCGCAGGTGTCTCCGTGTTGATCAATGGCTGGAGCTACATTGCCATTGCCCTGGCAGCACGTGCGGCCAAAGGCTAG
- a CDS encoding TauD/TfdA family dioxygenase yields the protein MTSISLRGDDRVLHVAWGDGTSADFPFVWLRDNCPSGFHPQTQEREFDLTSIPMDISVSNADLEAEEIVLTWNHGDHVSRFDSGWLRKHRPGFGLKDPAQIEPTLWRGDLPPATLPRADAQDLLINDSALLEFLTETKKTGLSIVTGMADDSEAGMTVARRIGFLRQTNFGTTFEVMSKPNPNNLAYTSHALPLHTDLANQELPPGFQFLHCLANEAEGGGSTFCDGFAIASDLRENDPETFRLLAETPVPFRFHDTDFDIRRHQTVIDLDPFGRLQELHFNAHLAGIFDLPAEVMETYYRAYRTIMKMTRSDDYVITTRLNGGEMVIFDNRRVLHGRSSFDPNTGFRHLRGCYVDRGEFDSRIRVLSRES from the coding sequence ATGACCAGCATTTCACTGCGCGGCGATGACCGCGTGCTTCATGTTGCCTGGGGTGACGGCACAAGTGCAGACTTTCCATTCGTCTGGCTGCGCGACAACTGCCCAAGCGGTTTTCACCCGCAAACCCAGGAACGCGAATTCGACCTGACGAGTATCCCAATGGACATTTCAGTCTCGAATGCCGATCTGGAGGCAGAAGAGATCGTTTTGACCTGGAACCACGGAGACCATGTCAGCCGTTTTGACTCAGGCTGGTTGCGCAAACATCGACCCGGCTTCGGATTGAAAGATCCGGCACAGATCGAACCCACACTTTGGCGCGGTGACCTGCCGCCTGCCACCCTGCCTCGCGCAGATGCGCAGGACCTTTTGATCAATGATTCAGCCCTTCTGGAGTTTCTGACAGAAACCAAGAAAACGGGCCTGTCTATCGTTACCGGTATGGCTGACGATTCTGAAGCCGGCATGACGGTTGCCCGTCGGATCGGCTTCCTGCGGCAGACCAATTTCGGTACCACCTTTGAGGTCATGTCCAAGCCGAACCCGAACAATCTGGCCTATACCTCGCACGCACTCCCCCTGCACACGGATCTTGCCAACCAGGAACTGCCACCGGGCTTCCAGTTCCTGCACTGCCTGGCCAATGAGGCCGAAGGCGGTGGTTCGACCTTCTGCGACGGTTTTGCAATTGCCTCCGACCTTCGGGAAAACGACCCCGAGACTTTCAGACTATTGGCTGAAACGCCGGTGCCATTCCGGTTCCACGATACGGACTTCGACATACGGCGCCACCAGACGGTTATCGACCTGGATCCGTTCGGCAGATTGCAGGAATTGCATTTCAATGCCCATCTGGCCGGCATCTTCGACCTGCCGGCAGAGGTGATGGAAACCTATTACCGGGCCTATCGGACAATCATGAAAATGACGCGCTCTGACGACTATGTCATCACCACACGCCTCAATGGAGGCGAGATGGTCATCTTTGACAATCGCCGCGTGTTGCATGGCAGGTCGTCATTTGACCCGAATACAGGCTTCCGTCATTTGCGGGGCTGCTACGTTGATCGCGGAGAGTTCGACAGCCGCATTCGGGTTCTCAGCCGTGAAAGCTGA
- a CDS encoding pseudouridine synthase, protein MRLVKLLANLGYGSRKEMQLAIRNGWVTDKAGNALKVDSRVDHEDLLFDDEPLDPAQGVVLLMNKPLGYTCSTKDQGRLVYDLLPDRFRMRKPVLSTIGRLDKETSGALLFTDDGTFLHKVISPKSNVPKIYDVVLDRPLKGDEAGIFASGEMMLESEEKPLKPALLDIVDETHARLTLHEGRYHQVRRMFASVGNHVNELKRSAIGGLGLDCVEEGSWQVLSDARKAQIFN, encoded by the coding sequence ATGCGTCTTGTAAAGCTTCTCGCCAATCTGGGCTACGGCAGCCGCAAGGAAATGCAGCTCGCGATCCGGAACGGATGGGTGACAGACAAGGCAGGCAATGCTCTGAAGGTTGACAGCCGCGTCGACCACGAAGACCTCCTGTTTGATGATGAACCTTTGGATCCGGCACAGGGCGTTGTTCTGCTCATGAACAAGCCGCTTGGCTACACTTGCTCGACCAAGGATCAGGGCAGGCTCGTTTATGACCTGCTGCCTGATCGGTTCCGGATGCGCAAACCCGTCTTGTCGACGATAGGGCGCCTGGACAAGGAAACATCGGGCGCCTTGCTCTTTACCGACGACGGGACATTCCTGCACAAGGTGATTTCACCGAAATCGAATGTGCCGAAGATTTATGACGTGGTTCTGGACCGCCCCTTGAAAGGCGATGAAGCCGGCATTTTCGCATCCGGTGAAATGATGCTGGAGAGTGAGGAAAAACCACTGAAACCGGCTCTGCTAGATATCGTGGATGAAACGCACGCCCGCCTCACCTTGCACGAAGGGCGGTATCATCAAGTGCGCCGTATGTTTGCAAGCGTTGGCAATCACGTCAATGAACTGAAGCGCAGCGCAATAGGTGGTTTGGGCTTGGATTGTGTTGAAGAAGGCAGTTGGCAGGTGCTTTCCGATGCGCGCAAGGCTCAGATTTTCAACTAG
- a CDS encoding class I SAM-dependent methyltransferase → MSDPVLETLLLPLLSGEVEPGSDPKALFMRARAGQSLRDLAPAKLVCEQSFAPDRDALQKSGFEVLAEVAETGFDLVLVLPGRQRQEARAQLARAVSKAVTGGQVIACSANTEGAKTLESDLSDLLGRTEKLTKNKCRAVWGTVQVENLNQDLLEKWSRLDKPRTVLEGAYVSRPGIFAWDRVDPASALLVSHLPETLKGRGADLGAGFGYLSRAILEKAPKVAAMDLYEAEKRALDLAEQNLSAFKGKRALNGIWSDVTKGLEGPYDFVVSNPPFHQAGRADRVDVGQGFIRSAAGGLRPGGDFFMVANRHLPYEQTLSDVFANVAQLADEGGYKVIRAVKGKGGR, encoded by the coding sequence ATGTCCGATCCCGTGCTCGAAACACTGTTGCTACCTCTCTTATCCGGTGAAGTGGAGCCTGGATCAGATCCAAAGGCTCTGTTCATGCGTGCTCGCGCCGGGCAGTCCCTGAGAGACCTCGCACCGGCCAAGCTTGTTTGCGAACAGAGTTTTGCACCTGATCGCGACGCCTTGCAAAAATCAGGCTTTGAAGTTTTGGCCGAGGTTGCCGAGACCGGATTTGATCTGGTGCTTGTATTGCCCGGACGCCAGCGCCAGGAAGCGCGTGCGCAACTGGCGCGGGCAGTTTCAAAGGCAGTAACCGGTGGGCAGGTGATTGCGTGTTCGGCAAATACGGAAGGGGCAAAGACACTTGAAAGCGATCTTTCCGATTTGCTCGGACGCACTGAAAAGCTCACAAAGAACAAGTGCCGCGCCGTCTGGGGAACCGTGCAGGTTGAGAATTTGAACCAGGATCTTCTGGAAAAATGGTCCAGACTAGATAAGCCCAGAACGGTGCTGGAGGGTGCCTATGTCAGCCGGCCAGGTATTTTCGCCTGGGATCGTGTAGATCCGGCCTCGGCGTTGTTGGTTAGCCATTTGCCGGAAACTTTGAAGGGGCGTGGGGCGGACCTGGGAGCAGGCTTCGGCTATTTGAGCCGTGCGATCTTGGAGAAAGCTCCGAAAGTTGCCGCAATGGATCTTTATGAAGCCGAGAAACGGGCTTTGGATCTGGCGGAGCAAAACCTTTCTGCCTTCAAAGGAAAACGCGCGTTGAACGGGATCTGGTCGGACGTGACCAAAGGACTTGAGGGACCATATGACTTTGTTGTTTCCAATCCACCGTTTCACCAGGCTGGGCGGGCAGATCGGGTCGATGTCGGGCAAGGCTTTATTCGTTCTGCAGCCGGAGGACTGAGGCCGGGCGGAGACTTTTTCATGGTCGCCAACAGGCACTTGCCCTATGAGCAGACACTTTCCGATGTATTCGCCAACGTCGCTCAATTGGCTGACGAGGGGGGATACAAGGTCATTCGGGCCGTAAAGGGAAAGGGAGGGCGGTAG
- a CDS encoding GDYXXLXY domain-containing protein, with translation MSDVAGTLPSTRPSFLRLPYLRWGLVAIIQLFLIAIPLADRFDVQRNGQVVPLELVPVDPRDLLRGDYVIINLAINSLSKDLSEGDKIAVGDKIFVGLQAGAGKAAQPVVVSVERDNAGDLAMSGTVRSLTENEIRVDYGIDAFFLPEGEGRIIERLDTSRVLLEIAVTEDGRSLPLTLLVDGKAFQSDAAF, from the coding sequence ATGAGCGATGTTGCCGGAACACTGCCATCTACCCGACCCAGTTTCCTTCGCCTGCCATATTTGCGGTGGGGCCTTGTGGCCATCATTCAACTGTTCCTGATTGCAATTCCACTTGCTGACCGGTTTGACGTCCAGCGAAATGGCCAGGTGGTGCCGTTGGAACTTGTACCGGTGGATCCGAGGGACCTTCTCAGAGGGGACTACGTCATCATAAATCTCGCAATCAACAGTCTCTCAAAAGATTTGAGTGAAGGCGACAAAATTGCTGTGGGAGACAAGATCTTTGTCGGCCTGCAGGCAGGAGCAGGCAAGGCAGCGCAGCCGGTTGTTGTGAGCGTGGAGCGCGACAACGCCGGCGATCTGGCCATGTCCGGGACCGTGCGTTCCCTCACTGAAAACGAGATCCGGGTTGACTATGGCATAGATGCTTTTTTCCTGCCCGAGGGCGAAGGGAGGATCATTGAGCGTCTCGATACCAGCCGCGTTCTGCTTGAAATCGCTGTGACCGAAGATGGCAGGTCTCTGCCGCTGACATTGCTTGTTGACGGTAAGGCGTTTCAGTCCGATGCAGCCTTTTGA
- a CDS encoding DUF2157 domain-containing protein yields the protein MFDWTYKKRLKDDLEVWVSNGWVKPDGAALILKDQEQGDGRSRLPMVLAGIGMMCVALAVFAFIAANWGVIPKTVKLVGIACLIVASHGLAALAAKGGKRGVADLATGFATLVFVGGMALVGQIFHLPSDWAGGAFLVCLGALVAAWVTGSRASVAVAAIAAITWQVMREDFGEPGLLPGLVGLALLVATFAHSIVYPARLSRWAAIVLFWVTYGRWFAETADILSGGDDIVLAMALAGIGGVAALMVQLDPVADLFVKWSSDRPLRSHGHWLMARSLQDAGIMILCILLVLSLILVPEISDDLVSAGLLALPALVPLALAVLLCVVGLVLSFKTTKALALFAAVGFALFAILVPLATLNVLLLSAFSLAALVGLCALGTWNSNRFWMLCAYLGLTAVALWLLEVTIGSLLGQSLFFLVAGVLLLGVALWLARVFRRSGQVKQSPANEEVLPT from the coding sequence ATGTTCGACTGGACGTACAAAAAGAGATTGAAGGACGACCTTGAGGTCTGGGTGTCCAATGGATGGGTGAAGCCGGATGGAGCGGCGCTGATCCTCAAGGACCAGGAACAGGGCGATGGCCGCTCACGATTGCCGATGGTGCTCGCGGGTATCGGCATGATGTGTGTGGCATTGGCCGTATTCGCTTTTATCGCCGCAAATTGGGGGGTGATCCCCAAAACAGTGAAGCTCGTTGGGATTGCCTGTCTCATTGTGGCGAGCCACGGTCTCGCAGCATTGGCCGCTAAGGGTGGAAAAAGGGGCGTTGCCGATTTGGCAACCGGATTTGCAACGCTTGTCTTTGTTGGGGGCATGGCTCTGGTCGGCCAAATTTTTCATCTGCCGTCAGACTGGGCCGGAGGTGCATTTCTCGTCTGTCTAGGTGCGCTCGTTGCAGCATGGGTCACAGGCTCCAGGGCGTCTGTGGCTGTTGCTGCCATCGCCGCGATTACATGGCAGGTCATGAGGGAAGACTTCGGTGAACCTGGTCTGCTGCCTGGCCTTGTTGGACTGGCATTGCTCGTCGCCACTTTCGCACATTCCATAGTCTATCCGGCACGCTTGTCCAGGTGGGCCGCGATCGTACTCTTTTGGGTGACCTATGGTCGCTGGTTTGCCGAGACGGCTGACATCCTGAGCGGCGGGGACGATATCGTTCTGGCAATGGCTTTGGCTGGCATCGGCGGCGTGGCAGCGCTCATGGTTCAGCTCGACCCGGTTGCGGACCTGTTTGTCAAATGGTCGAGCGATCGACCGCTGCGAAGCCACGGCCATTGGCTGATGGCGCGGTCGCTTCAGGATGCCGGTATCATGATCCTTTGCATTCTGCTGGTTCTGTCGCTCATTCTCGTGCCCGAGATCTCCGACGACCTTGTCTCTGCAGGCCTTCTGGCACTTCCTGCCTTGGTACCGCTCGCATTGGCGGTGCTCCTGTGCGTGGTCGGCTTGGTACTTTCCTTCAAGACGACAAAGGCCCTTGCACTCTTTGCTGCTGTTGGGTTCGCGCTCTTCGCAATTCTCGTGCCCTTGGCCACTCTAAATGTTCTGCTTCTATCAGCATTCAGCCTGGCCGCTCTTGTTGGCCTTTGTGCACTTGGAACCTGGAACAGCAACCGGTTCTGGATGCTCTGCGCCTATCTCGGCCTGACAGCCGTTGCGCTTTGGCTGCTTGAAGTCACCATAGGTTCATTGTTGGGTCAGTCCTTGTTCTTCCTGGTTGCGGGAGTGCTGTTGCTTGGGGTGGCGCTTTGGCTGGCACGCGTCTTCAGACGGAGCGGGCAAGTGAAACAATCCCCGGCGAACGAGGAGGTCCTGCCGACATGA